A region of the Candidatus Peregrinibacteria bacterium genome:
TTTGAATTTTGCTGTCCTCTTGATACGATGAAATATGGAACGCTCCCTCAAATAGCAATTTTATTGTTTTTATGGAAAAAAGGAAAATCGCACTCGTTGCACTTTTTATAACACTAATGATTTTGATCTGTTTTTTTCTCTTTCAGGGGAGAGCGTTGATAATTTCACAATACGATTCCCCAGATTTTTGTATTTTTGACTTTGATTGCACTGGACAACGAGAGGATTGTTCACCATGTGCTTGTTCCACTCCCGTAAATGTTTTTCACAAAGAGCCATTTGATTGTGAGACAAAAAAGAATCAACAACAGAATATTCCTAATTCAAAAAATAAATTTTTAGCACCATCAGATTTGCCTTATTGTACTTTAGAAGTCATGTGTCCGCCCACACCGAGATGCATAGAACATACTTGCAAAATGGGTGGCTAATAGTGGAGAAAACTCCGAAAAATTTTGGAATCTGCCTTTATCGGTCTTTCAAATATCTCTCAATTCGATCCGTATCTTCTCGATCTTTTTCATTTTTCATATAGATTTCTAGAAATTCAATATGATTTCCTCGAATACAAAAACAAAAAATAATTCTCGTTTTACTTGATCCCTTCATGCTTCTTACCATAAGACGAGTCTTTATGATCCGAATCCCCTTCTCATCATTTTTTTTCAAAAGAATAAATCGTTTGTTATTCTCAAAATCAACGCCCACTATAAATTTTCTAAAATTCTCGAGATCTGATTCCAGAGAAGGAATTTTCTTGGAAAGTCTTTTGTATTCTTTCTCAAATTCCGGCAGAGAACTAAATATCATCTTCATATCGGCGCACGGAATAAGGATCATTTCGGTAAAACACGCTTTCATATTTAATTTCTTCTCCCAATTCGTGCGTCATCCACGGAACATCGCCGTGAGAATATTCACTGAGTTCCTTTCCTGATTTATCGGAAAGTTTTACAAGCACGAGATCAATATGCTCCAGTTCTCTTCCCGTGAGAATGGAAAGATTTGCATTTCTCCGTGGGAGATATTTTCGTTGATCGTACGTAAAATATTTGCTATTCACTTCTTCAATTTCTCCATTTTGTTTCATTTCTTCCAGAACTTTTATAAATTCCTTTGGCGTCGGACCATGATGATTTTTCATGTATGTTAAGCCCATAAGTTGTTCTTCAAACTTTTCGTAATAATCAAAATCGATGAAATACAGCAGTTTGTAGAGAACGGTGAGCCCAACATTTGGCTTTCCACCGACTTTTTCAAGAATGTAGAGGAGAACCTCTTTGAATTTCTTGAGATTTTTTTGCGGAATATCAATACGCATATCAGAAGCTTTGTGCTCTGATTCTTGAACTGTATCAAAAATTTCTTGTACTTTCTCTCGTTCGCCAAGAGTCAGCGGTCTTTCTCCTTTCTCAATTTTGATGAGCGTGGGACGCGAAATACCAAGACGCATGGCAAGATCTGATTGCGACATGCCGATTTTTTTCCGAAGCTCGAAAATATTCAAGGTTTTGGAGGTCATGGATGAGGGGGAAATGTTGATTGACAGGCTTAATTGTAGAGTTTTATGATTTTATTGTCAATATTATGTAAATAAAATGGAAAGATTGACAAATTTCAGCGGGAGTCACGCGCTGACGCGTGCCATTTTTTAGTGGCGAAGTGAAAAAATTTCGCTAAGCATGAAAATTCGTGATACACTCTTGCCCAAGATGATGAAGCAAGAGCGAGAGTAAAACTTTAAAACATGCATTAATGGAAGCTAATTTCTTTCTTAAATATCGAGGACTTAATGAGAAAAATGATTCAGAAGTTGATTTAGCTGTTCTTGGCGAGTCAATTGTAGGTTTTGATATTGTTATTAAAGAAATATTCAAAATTTCTAAAATAAATGGGAATATTATTGTTAAAGCAAGCAATACAAGAGAGGGATCGTTGATAGTTAACATTATAATAATTCTCCTTGATCTCGCTGAGAAGATTCCATTTGAAAAAGTCGTAGACCTTATTAATTTTCTAAGGGTTGTAGATACTCAATTGTGGGAAAAAGCGAATGATTTTTTTGGTGCAATTAATCAAGCTCATAAGAGTGTTAATGATTTTGCTAAAGAACTCCCTGCTGACTTTACAGCAATCTTTTCACTTGTGGCATATTTTGTTGGTACATTAATCGGAAAAGCCAAAAACCAAAAGAAGCTTCTTGATCTAAATGATTTACCAGAATCGTACGCCAAATCTCTCCATCGCATGATAACACAAGGTAAGTTCAAGAAGGCACTCAAGCCTTTTGTGGAGAATGAAGTGTCCTCTATAGAAATAAGCCATAGGAAAGATTTCCTACAGTCATCCATTATGGACAAGAATAATTTCGAAAATTATTTAAGCGAAGATGAAAAAATACTTCCAGACTATGAAAATGGCAAATTATACCGTTTTACAGTAAAGATCGTGGGAATGCAGTGTAGTAAGGGGGATTCAATGAAGGTTCGAGTCTATACATTTCCTAAAAAGTATCGAGATCTGGTTGCCTACCCTCCTGAAGGAAAAACAACTAAAGACTTCGACCAATTTTATGGGCAAAATGTTGTTGTAAAAGCAATAATCAAAAGAGATTCCCTCTATCAAAAACCGAGTTTGCTTGTAGAAGATATGCATTTACAACAAAAATCTTTGCCGATTTTTAATGGTAATTAACTCTTCTTTCTGTCGACGAACCCCGACGACAGAAAAAATTCATTAAAAATGGCGAAAGAAAGCGATA
Encoded here:
- a CDS encoding DUF4065 domain-containing protein, whose protein sequence is MTSKTLNIFELRKKIGMSQSDLAMRLGISRPTLIKIEKGERPLTLGEREKVQEIFDTVQESEHKASDMRIDIPQKNLKKFKEVLLYILEKVGGKPNVGLTVLYKLLYFIDFDYYEKFEEQLMGLTYMKNHHGPTPKEFIKVLEEMKQNGEIEEVNSKYFTYDQRKYLPRRNANLSILTGRELEHIDLVLVKLSDKSGKELSEYSHGDVPWMTHELGEEIKYESVFYRNDPYSVRRYEDDI